A portion of the Ricinus communis isolate WT05 ecotype wild-type chromosome 10, ASM1957865v1, whole genome shotgun sequence genome contains these proteins:
- the LOC8288487 gene encoding gibberellin receptor GID1C: MAGSNEVNLNESKMVVPLNTWVLISNFKLAYNLLRRPDGTFNRHLAEFLDRKVPPNANPVDGVFSFDVVIDRGTSLLSRIYRPAEGEQLQPNIAELEKPVTSDVVPVILFFHGGSFAHSSANSAIYDTLCRRLVGICRAVVVSVNYRRAPENRYPCAYDDGWTALKWVNSRTWLESKKDAKVHMYLAGDSSGGNIVHHVALRALESGIEVLGNILLNPMFGGQERTESEKRLDGKYFVTVQDRDWYWRAFLPEEADRDHPACNPFGPKGRSLEGMKFPKSLVVVAGLDLIQDWQLAYVEGLKKAGQVVKLLYLEQATIGFYLLPNNNHFHTVMDEISEFVCPNC, translated from the exons ATGGCTGGAAGTAATGAAGTTAACCTCAATGAAAGCAAg ATGGTGGTTCCACTAAACACTTGGGTCCTCATTTCCAATTTCAAGCTGGCTTACAACCTTCTTCGTCGCCCTGATGGCACTTTCAATCGCCACTTGGCAGAGTTCCTTGACCGGAAAGTTCCACCTAATGCAAATCCAGTTGATGGGGTTTTCTCGTTTGATGTTGTCATTGACCGAGGGACTAGCCTCCTTAGCCGGATATATAGACCAGCTGAAGGGGAGCAATTGCAACCAAATATTGCTGAACTTGAGAAGCCTGTGACCTCTGATGTTGTCCCTGTCATTCTCTTCTTCCATGGTGGAAGTTTTGCACACTCCTCTGCAAACAGTGCTATATATGACACACTATGTCGCCGACTGGTGGGCATTTGCAGGGCTGTGGTGGTTTCTGTGAATTATAGACGTGCGCCTGAAAATCGATACCCATGTGCTTATGATGATGGATGGACAGCTCTTAAGTGGGTTAATTCAAGAACATGGCTCGAGAGTAAGAAAGATGCCAAAGTTCATATGTACTTGGCAGGGGATAGCTCTGGTGGTAACATTGTACACCATGTTGCTTTAAGAGCACTGGAGTCAGGAATTGAAGTATTGGGGAACATACTGCTTAACCCAATGTTTGGTGGACAAGAAAGAACAGAATCAGAGAAGCGATTAGATGGGAAATATTTTGTCACAGTTCAAGACCGGGACTGGTATTGGAGAGCTTTCCTCCCTGAGGAAGCAGATAGGGATCATCCGGCATGTAATCCATTTGGTCCAAAAGGAAGAAGTCTTGAAGGAATGAAGTTCCCAAAGAGCCTTGTTGTGGTGGCTGGTTTGGATCTTATTCAGGACTGGCAATTGGCTTATGTTGAAGGGCTCAAAAAGGCTGGCCAAGTTGTGAAACTTCTATATCTTGAGCAAGCAACAATTGGCTTCTACTTGTTGCCTAATAACAATCACTTTCACACGGTCATGGATGAGATAAGTGAATTTGTGTGTCCTAACTGTTAG